A single region of the Alosa alosa isolate M-15738 ecotype Scorff River chromosome 6, AALO_Geno_1.1, whole genome shotgun sequence genome encodes:
- the LOC125296717 gene encoding uncharacterized protein LOC125296717 yields MATNINKTTPSAIMERAEGDGGYEVGTQHHSKLLVEQAWSPHKIRESLGRDDAEVELEASDLKELNEYFTALEKSRRNLQQLLQEEREEQVMELRALERERVQERAEWERERVEREEALLSALISMAISRQKLMKEIRSQPATLYSPSSSACKDMEADQLILKQLMELESKVREAEGKKQLKALAKAEKKARKVERRSGKNKAKKTQKKDDQVKAIKPKRCWHRCILTLGCVTSPVEN; encoded by the exons ATGGCTACCAACATAAATAAAACCACTCCATCAGCCATTATGGAGAGAGCAGAAGGTGATGGTGGATATGAGGTGGGAACCCAGCATCACTCCAAACTCTTGGTTGAGCAAGCTTGGTCTCCTCACAAGATCAGAGAGAGCCTGGGGAGAGATGATGCTGAGGTGGAGCTGGAGGCCTCTGACCTGAAGGAGCTCAATGAGTACTTCACCGCTCTTGAGAAATCCCGTAGGAACCTGCAGCAGCTcctgcaggaggagagagaggagcaagtGATGGAGCTTAGGGCTCTGGAGAGGGAGCGGGTGCAAGAGAGAgctgagtgggagagagagagggtggagagagaagaggcccTGCTGTCTGCTCTGATCTCTATGGCCATCAGCAGACAGAAGCTGATGAAGGAGATCAGGAGCCAGCCAGCTACactg TATTCTCCCAGCAGCAGTGCCTGTAAAGACATGGAAGCAGATCAGCTAATCCTGAAGCAGCTTATGGAGCTGGAGAGTAAGGTCAGGGAGGCTGAGGGAAAGAAACAGCTGAAAGCTCTCGCCAAGGCTGAGAAGAAGGCCAGGAAGGTAGAGAGGCGCAGTGGAAAGAACAAAGCTAAGAAAACCCAGAAGAAGGATGACCAAGTGAAGGCCATCAAGCCCAAGCGATGCTGGCATCGCTGCATTTTAACACTGGGTTGTGTCACTTCACCTGTTGAGAACTGA